The sequence GAACTTTTAGGCGTGATCACGGTCGGCATTTTGACCTTGATCGAACGCGATTGGTTTCCGAAAGATACTGTTTGGAGCGATTTTGGGATTGGCTATGGCTTTACGCCATTATTATTGCCAATCGCTGGGCTGTGGTTATTGCTCCGTCAAGAAACCCGCCAAGCCTATGGGGTGGCCAATAAACTCTGAACAGCAGCAACAACGGCAGGCCATTCACGACTCGATGGATCGATTAACTCAAAGTGATGGGCGTTTGGCAGCGGCACCAAACGCGCCTGATCACCAGCAGCCATTGCTTGCTCAACATAGCTTTGGCTAATCGCAAAGGGCACTGGCCCATCATCAGTTCCATGCAAGACAATTTGCGGCACATGCAAGGGCAATAAGGCAGCAGGCGAAGCATCATGATAGCGTTCGGGATAGGTTTCCGGCGAGCCACCCAATAATTCCTGCACCGCTTGCTGGCTCAAACGGCGTTGATCAGCCAAAGCCAAATCGGCGACACCCGCCAAGCTCACAACTCCTTTTAATCCGAGCGGTTGAGCTTGCCACAACGGGCTGGTTGAGGCCAGTTTAGGCCGCGCCGCCAACCATAAAGCTAAATGGCCACCAGCCGAATGGCCCAAACTGATGACCCGTTGCGGATCAATTGGATAGTGCTGGGCCAAGCTGGGCACAAAATCGGCAGCTTGGGCAACATCTAAAAAAGTATTTGGCCAGCCACCAGCATTGCCAACCCGCCGATATTCAATGTTCCAAGTAGCATAGCCCAAAGCTGTCAGGGCTGCACAAACATGGCCAATA comes from Chloroflexota bacterium and encodes:
- a CDS encoding alpha/beta hydrolase — translated: MSDSILAQAAPPADQRIWYGAEPLQFADLRLPPGIGPFPVVVVVHGGFWRARYDLEHIGHVCAALTALGYATWNIEYRRVGNAGGWPNTFLDVAQAADFVPSLAQHYPIDPQRVISLGHSAGGHLALWLAARPKLASTSPLWQAQPLGLKGVVSLAGVADLALADQRRLSQQAVQELLGGSPETYPERYHDASPAALLPLHVPQIVLHGTDDGPVPFAISQSYVEQAMAAGDQARLVPLPNAHHFELIDPSSREWPAVVAAVQSLLATP